The Vibrio sp. NTOU-M3 genomic sequence CTGGTGGTCATGTTCGAGTTGACCTGTTCTATGAGCGTTTATCCCACAAAGCTCAAGCCATTATCGATTTACTCGGAACCTTGTTGTTCCTATTCCCGTTTTGTTTGTTGGTTGCCTGGTATGGCATTGATTTCGCAAAAGAAAGTTATGCTCTGGGAGAAACGTCAGGCGATCCGGGAGGCTTGCCTTATCGCTGGATTATTAAGGGTATGATTCCACTGTCATTCTTATTTATGGCGATCAGCGGTGTTGGCTTACTTCTCCATTCTTTGAACAAGATTTTTAATCCTCATTTGGTTCACGCCAATTTAACTGGTAAGCAGTAAGGAGCACTGAAAATGATCGGTATTGTGATGTTTTTTGTTGCCCTGTTTGCATTGTTATTAGGGTTCCCGGTGGCGTTTACCTTTGGTGGTATCGCGTTGATATTTGGTGTTTGGGCTGAAGGTATGGACATGTTTGCTTTCATGCCATATCGAATTCAATCCATCATGGAAAATACGGTGCTAATGGCAGTGCCTTTGTTTGTTTTCATGGGGTTAGTCCTTCAGAAAACACGCTTAGCAGAGCAGCTACTTGAATCAATGGGGCGCTTATTTGGCGGTGTTCGAGGTGGTATTGCTATCTCAACGGTTTTGGTTGGTGCGCTGCTCGCAGCTTCAACGGGGGTAGTTGGAGCGTCAGTGGTTGCAATGGGGCTTATTTCATTGCCTGTGATGCTTAAGTACAACTACGACAAAGGCTTGGCCTGCGGCACGATTTGCGCCTCTGGTACATTGGGTCAGATCATTCCACCATCGATTGTGTTGATTCTATTGGGAGATGTACTCGGCGTACCTGTTGGGGATTTATTCCAAGCCGCTGTATGGCCGGGTTTGGTGCTAGTTGGGGCATATGTTATTTACATTTTGATTTACGCCAAGCTTAACCCTGAAGCGGCACAACCAATTCCAAGCGATGACTCTGTTAGCCGCCGAGAAGAGGTGATTGCAGCGCTTAAAGCAGTGGTTCCACCACTAGCGCTTATTGTTGTCGTTTTAGGCTCAATCTTTGCTGGGGTTGCAACGCCAACAGAGTCCGCAGCGTTAGGTGGCGCGGGCGCAATTGTGCTTGCTCTGCTATACAAGCAATTTAGCTGGAACATGGTTTATGAGGCCGCAAAAGAAACCGTGAAAGTAACGGCTATGGTATTTGCCATCTTGCTGGGTGCAACTGCGTTTTCGATGGCGTTTACTTACACCGGAGGTGATTATCTGGTTGAAGAGTGGATGATGCAGTTGCCGGGAGAAAAATGGGGTTTCCTCATCATAACTATGTTGGTGATTTTGGTTTTAGGCTTCTTTATCGATTTCGTCGAAATCTGTTTCATTATTGTGCCTATCTTAGCGCCAGTGGCTGAGCTTATGGGGATCAATATGACATGGTTTGCTATCTTAGTTGCCATGAATCTACAAACATCATTCCTAACACCACCGTTTGGCTTTAGTCTGTTTTATTTAAAAGGCGTGGCGCCACGTGGCGTAACAACGCGTGATATTTATCGTGGCGTGATGCCTTTTATCGCGATTCAAGTTGTGGTTCTTGCCAGCTTGTTGGCTTTCCCAGGATTTTATGGAATGTGATATTTCCATTACATCTGGATAAC encodes the following:
- a CDS encoding TRAP transporter small permease subunit — its product is MRSLIYIERLFNRFGDFLGWLSSILFILLLANVVYDVVMRYVFNDVSIAFQEMEWHLFSAVFLLGVPYAIKSGGHVRVDLFYERLSHKAQAIIDLLGTLLFLFPFCLLVAWYGIDFAKESYALGETSGDPGGLPYRWIIKGMIPLSFLFMAISGVGLLLHSLNKIFNPHLVHANLTGKQ
- a CDS encoding TRAP transporter large permease subunit, which produces MIGIVMFFVALFALLLGFPVAFTFGGIALIFGVWAEGMDMFAFMPYRIQSIMENTVLMAVPLFVFMGLVLQKTRLAEQLLESMGRLFGGVRGGIAISTVLVGALLAASTGVVGASVVAMGLISLPVMLKYNYDKGLACGTICASGTLGQIIPPSIVLILLGDVLGVPVGDLFQAAVWPGLVLVGAYVIYILIYAKLNPEAAQPIPSDDSVSRREEVIAALKAVVPPLALIVVVLGSIFAGVATPTESAALGGAGAIVLALLYKQFSWNMVYEAAKETVKVTAMVFAILLGATAFSMAFTYTGGDYLVEEWMMQLPGEKWGFLIITMLVILVLGFFIDFVEICFIIVPILAPVAELMGINMTWFAILVAMNLQTSFLTPPFGFSLFYLKGVAPRGVTTRDIYRGVMPFIAIQVVVLASLLAFPGFYGM